In Pyxidicoccus xibeiensis, the following proteins share a genomic window:
- a CDS encoding TonB-dependent receptor, producing MPRPIRDVPATTVVIPRAEIERSPTLTQDALVRTLPSAATFRRTPSLVSDPTAQGLNLRGLAPSGVARSLVLLDGIPVNDPFGGWVFWRSLPRLGIDRIEVVPSGGSALYGSAALGGVVQLLSRPVSGASLEADVAYGNLDTGHFAARGADRWGPVRASVETELLTSDGYRIVAPSQRGPADTVTPSNHAVLNGRVDVDASDTLSLSARAGLFRENQNGGTRSTTARVELAQFGAGARLLTEDSGTFTLDLFGRVQRFEQSRARLAEGRTSETRAAYQDVPADDQGVSLLWTGPAWTWGGTHVITAGLDARRMAGTSEERLFPPEPTPTSTFVRAAGGTQASGGLFLQDLYTVSPALELSAALRLDAWRNTGGEQRVERASGAVETTGFEDGAEQQLSPRLGLRLRPVEWLTLRASGYRAFRAPTLNELYRPFQVGTVLTAANAALRAERLWGAEAGVEAEATRSLTARVTGFWNVLDAPITNVTLAEPLPDGATRQRMNLGQARVRGVEAGLDWRLSRQWTALFAYTFVDPTVTRAPGQPELVGKQLAQDPRHRGTALVSFDEPSLFTATVQLRVTGPQYEDDLNERGMGGYAVVDVAASRHLFWKVDGFAAVENLFDREYLAGRAGVDTLGPPLTARVGLRLRGIP from the coding sequence CTGCCGCGCCCCATCCGCGACGTGCCCGCCACCACCGTGGTGATTCCCCGAGCGGAAATCGAGCGCAGCCCCACGCTGACGCAGGACGCCCTCGTGCGCACCCTGCCCTCCGCCGCCACCTTCCGCCGCACGCCCAGCCTCGTGTCGGACCCCACCGCGCAGGGGCTCAACCTGCGCGGCCTGGCGCCGTCGGGCGTGGCGCGCAGCCTCGTGCTCCTCGACGGCATCCCCGTCAATGACCCGTTCGGGGGCTGGGTCTTCTGGCGCTCGCTGCCCCGGCTCGGCATCGACCGCATCGAGGTCGTCCCCAGCGGCGGCTCCGCGCTCTATGGCAGCGCCGCGCTCGGCGGCGTCGTGCAGCTGCTCTCCCGCCCCGTCTCCGGCGCGAGCCTCGAGGCCGACGTGGCCTACGGCAACCTGGACACCGGCCACTTCGCCGCGCGGGGCGCGGACCGCTGGGGCCCCGTGCGTGCCTCGGTGGAGACGGAGCTGCTCACCAGCGACGGCTACCGCATCGTCGCCCCGTCGCAGCGAGGGCCCGCCGACACCGTCACCCCCAGCAACCACGCCGTGCTCAACGGCCGCGTGGACGTGGACGCATCCGACACACTGTCGCTCTCCGCTCGCGCCGGCCTCTTCCGGGAGAACCAGAATGGCGGCACGCGCTCCACCACCGCGCGCGTGGAGCTGGCGCAGTTCGGCGCGGGTGCGCGGCTGCTCACGGAAGACAGCGGCACCTTCACCCTGGACCTCTTCGGCCGCGTGCAGCGCTTCGAGCAGAGCCGGGCGCGCTTGGCGGAGGGGCGCACCAGCGAGACACGCGCCGCCTACCAGGACGTGCCCGCGGATGACCAGGGCGTCTCGCTGCTGTGGACGGGCCCCGCCTGGACGTGGGGCGGCACGCACGTCATCACCGCCGGGCTCGACGCGCGGCGCATGGCCGGCACGTCCGAGGAGCGCCTCTTCCCTCCGGAGCCCACGCCCACCTCCACCTTCGTGCGCGCCGCCGGGGGCACCCAGGCCTCCGGCGGCCTCTTCCTCCAGGACCTCTACACCGTGTCCCCCGCGCTGGAGCTGTCCGCCGCGCTCCGCCTGGACGCGTGGCGCAACACCGGCGGCGAGCAGCGCGTGGAGCGCGCCAGCGGCGCCGTGGAGACGACAGGGTTCGAAGACGGCGCCGAGCAGCAGCTCAGCCCGCGCCTGGGCCTGCGGCTGCGCCCGGTGGAGTGGCTCACGCTGCGCGCCTCCGGCTACCGCGCCTTCCGCGCCCCCACGCTCAACGAGCTGTACCGCCCCTTCCAGGTGGGCACCGTGCTCACCGCCGCCAACGCGGCCCTGCGCGCCGAGCGCCTGTGGGGCGCCGAGGCCGGCGTGGAGGCCGAGGCCACACGAAGCCTCACCGCGCGCGTCACCGGCTTCTGGAACGTGCTCGACGCGCCCATCACCAACGTCACGCTCGCCGAGCCCCTGCCGGACGGCGCCACCCGCCAGCGGATGAACCTGGGACAGGCGCGCGTGCGAGGCGTGGAGGCGGGCCTGGACTGGCGCCTGTCACGCCAGTGGACGGCCCTCTTCGCCTACACCTTCGTGGACCCCACCGTCACCCGCGCGCCCGGCCAGCCGGAGCTGGTGGGAAAGCAGCTCGCGCAGGACCCGCGACACCGGGGCACCGCCCTCGTCAGCTTCGACGAGCCGTCCCTCTTCACCGCCACCGTGCAGCTGCGCGTCACCGGGCCCCAGTACGAGGACGACCTCAACGAGCGCGGCATGGGCGGCTACGCGGTGGTGGACGTGGCCGCCAGCCGCCACCTCTTCTGGAAGGTGGACGGCTTCGCCGCGGTGGAGAACCTCTTCGACCGCGAGTACCTCGCGGGCCGCGCCGGCGTGGACACCCTGGGCCCGCCGCTGACGGCCCGCGTGGGCCTGCGGCTGCGCGGCATCCCCTGA
- a CDS encoding ATP-dependent DNA helicase, whose translation MSLPSSTSFSVDSLLGPGGALEAALPGYEHRPEQLQMARAVERAFTERSYLLAEAGTGTGKTLAYLVPAILSGRRVVVSTATKTLQDQVFFKDLPLMREKMGLRFEAAYLKGRSNYLCLHRYDAFSKDPQFSSREESRYWPKLKKWAEATDTGDRAELDLPESFSAWSRLSTTSETCMGTKCPLYENCHVTRMRKRAEGADLLVVNHHLFFADLALRSSGKRTEGVLPWYDAVIFDEAHALEDAASGHFGCSVSNYRLEELARDTVAALKEEDSRHAMLRALAARLRSSTESLFAQAPRALGLTGLESSVALKPETMAKLSTSLEGVRDALAALSAFTVGEREPELAAMTRRADELEEQLGFLAKAESADHVYWAEARGKGLFLRASPIDVAKELRDRMYGALDTVVYTSATLAADSRFDFFARRMGLYGEDGQPVTQVRTLAVASPFDFPTQAALYTPTHLPDPSAPGFIEAAAEEILKLCEVTGGRAFVLFTSLRNMVRAYELTAGQLPYQALLQGERPKQQLLEAFRETPSVLFAAHSFWEGVDVPGDALSLVIIDRLPFASPGDPLVAARINQLQQRGEEPFDAYQLPQAALALRQGFGRLIRTQADRGIVAMLDRRIVTKAYGQVFLSSLPPARRVDDVVELSRWFNGPVRPVRTIR comes from the coding sequence ATGTCGCTTCCTTCCTCCACGTCCTTCTCCGTCGACTCCCTCCTCGGTCCCGGAGGCGCGCTCGAGGCCGCCCTGCCCGGCTACGAGCACCGCCCGGAGCAGCTGCAGATGGCGCGCGCCGTGGAGCGGGCCTTCACCGAGCGCAGCTACCTGCTGGCGGAGGCCGGGACGGGCACGGGCAAGACGCTCGCCTACCTGGTGCCGGCGATTCTCTCCGGGCGGCGGGTGGTGGTGTCCACGGCCACCAAGACGCTGCAGGACCAGGTCTTCTTCAAGGACCTGCCCTTGATGCGGGAGAAGATGGGGCTGCGCTTCGAGGCCGCGTACCTCAAGGGGCGCAGCAACTACCTCTGCCTGCACCGCTACGACGCCTTCTCGAAGGACCCGCAGTTCTCCTCGCGTGAGGAGTCGCGCTACTGGCCGAAGCTGAAGAAGTGGGCGGAGGCGACGGACACGGGCGACCGCGCCGAGTTGGACCTCCCCGAGTCCTTCAGCGCCTGGTCCCGCCTGTCCACCACGTCCGAGACGTGCATGGGCACGAAGTGCCCGCTGTACGAGAACTGCCACGTCACGCGCATGCGCAAGCGCGCGGAGGGCGCGGACCTCCTGGTGGTGAACCACCACCTCTTCTTCGCGGACCTGGCGCTTCGCAGCTCCGGCAAGCGCACCGAGGGCGTGCTGCCCTGGTACGACGCGGTCATCTTCGACGAGGCGCATGCGCTGGAGGACGCGGCCAGCGGCCACTTCGGGTGCAGCGTCTCCAACTACCGGCTGGAGGAGCTGGCGCGCGACACGGTGGCGGCGCTGAAGGAGGAGGACTCGCGCCACGCCATGCTGCGCGCGCTGGCGGCGCGGCTGCGCTCCAGCACCGAGTCCCTCTTCGCGCAGGCGCCCCGTGCGCTGGGGCTGACGGGGCTCGAGTCCTCGGTGGCGCTCAAGCCCGAGACGATGGCGAAGCTGTCCACCTCGCTGGAGGGCGTGCGCGACGCGCTGGCGGCGCTGTCCGCCTTCACCGTGGGAGAGCGGGAGCCGGAGCTGGCGGCCATGACTCGCCGGGCCGACGAGCTGGAGGAGCAGCTCGGCTTCCTGGCGAAGGCGGAGTCGGCGGACCACGTGTACTGGGCGGAAGCCCGGGGCAAGGGCCTGTTCCTTCGCGCCAGCCCCATCGACGTGGCGAAGGAGCTGCGCGACCGGATGTACGGCGCGCTGGACACGGTGGTGTACACGTCGGCCACGCTGGCGGCGGACAGCCGCTTCGACTTCTTCGCCCGGCGCATGGGGCTGTACGGCGAGGACGGGCAGCCGGTGACGCAGGTGCGCACGCTGGCGGTGGCCAGCCCCTTCGACTTCCCGACGCAGGCGGCGCTGTACACGCCCACGCACCTGCCGGACCCGTCGGCCCCCGGCTTCATCGAGGCGGCGGCGGAGGAGATCCTCAAGCTCTGCGAGGTGACGGGAGGGCGCGCCTTCGTGCTCTTCACCTCGCTGCGCAACATGGTGCGCGCGTACGAGCTGACGGCGGGGCAGCTGCCCTACCAGGCGCTGCTCCAGGGCGAGCGGCCCAAGCAGCAGCTGCTGGAGGCCTTCCGCGAGACGCCGAGCGTGCTGTTCGCGGCGCACAGCTTCTGGGAGGGCGTGGACGTGCCGGGTGACGCGCTGAGCCTGGTCATCATCGACCGGCTGCCCTTCGCGTCACCGGGGGACCCGCTGGTGGCCGCGCGCATCAACCAGCTCCAGCAGCGGGGCGAGGAGCCCTTCGACGCGTACCAGCTGCCGCAGGCGGCGCTGGCGCTGCGTCAGGGCTTCGGGCGGCTCATCCGCACGCAGGCCGACCGTGGAATCGTCGCCATGTTGGACCGGCGCATCGTGACGAAGGCGTACGGCCAGGTCTTCCTCTCCAGCCTGCCGCCCGCGCGCCGCGTGGACGACGTGGTGGAGCTGAGCCGCTGGTTCAACGGCCCGGTGCGGCCGGTGCGCACGATTCGCTGA
- a CDS encoding site-2 protease family protein: protein MDTVPVARPAPRYWVHLLLLLLTVVTTFTSYLLYFHFQRPYTPGEVSADAALRALAFSLSLLAILGTHEMGHYLLARLHRVDTSLPYFIPLPVLGVGTLGAVIRIRDRIPHRNALVDIGAAGPLAGLVVALPILFWGLAHSTVVDAPRLPTVFPGEDSLWVYGKDLFAWVMAKVTNAPPVPEEAISSVQTVFGDSLLMQGLTWLALGPIPEGKDVLVHPVVIAGWFGLLVTLLNLMPVGQLDGGHLAYAMWGRRAHWVGRGVALVLLFLTVFVTASWGLWLLVTSKLVGFGHPEVVEPQEPLSPSRKLICALCLLALIGCAMPIPLRQVLS from the coding sequence ATGGACACCGTCCCCGTTGCCCGTCCCGCTCCCCGGTACTGGGTACACCTGCTGCTGCTGCTGCTGACGGTGGTGACCACCTTCACGTCGTACCTGCTCTACTTCCACTTCCAGCGGCCCTACACGCCGGGCGAGGTGTCCGCCGACGCGGCCCTGCGCGCGCTGGCCTTCAGCCTGTCCTTGCTGGCCATCCTCGGCACGCACGAGATGGGGCACTACCTGCTGGCGCGCCTCCACCGCGTGGACACGTCGCTGCCGTACTTCATCCCGCTGCCGGTGCTGGGCGTGGGCACGCTGGGCGCCGTCATCCGCATCCGAGACCGCATCCCCCACCGCAATGCCCTGGTGGACATTGGCGCGGCGGGGCCGCTGGCGGGGCTGGTGGTGGCGCTGCCCATCCTCTTCTGGGGGCTGGCCCACTCCACGGTGGTGGACGCGCCGCGCCTGCCCACGGTGTTCCCCGGCGAGGACTCGCTGTGGGTGTACGGGAAGGACCTGTTCGCCTGGGTGATGGCGAAGGTGACGAACGCGCCGCCCGTGCCGGAGGAGGCCATCAGCAGCGTGCAGACGGTGTTCGGTGACAGCCTGCTGATGCAGGGGCTCACCTGGCTGGCGCTGGGGCCCATCCCCGAGGGCAAGGACGTGCTGGTGCACCCGGTGGTGATTGCCGGCTGGTTCGGGCTGCTGGTGACGCTGCTCAACCTGATGCCGGTGGGGCAGCTGGACGGCGGGCACCTGGCCTATGCGATGTGGGGACGCCGGGCGCACTGGGTGGGGCGGGGCGTGGCGCTGGTGCTGCTGTTCCTCACCGTCTTCGTCACCGCGTCCTGGGGCCTGTGGCTGCTGGTGACGAGCAAGCTGGTGGGCTTCGGACACCCGGAGGTGGTGGAGCCGCAAGAGCCGCTCAGCCCCTCGCGCAAGCTCATCTGCGCGCTGTGTCTGCTGGCCCTCATCGGCTGCGCCATGCCCATTCCCCTGCGTCAGGTGTTGTCATGA
- a CDS encoding HAD family hydrolase — protein MVENVIFDVDGTLVDSVDEHAEAWRRAFLHFGRDIPFAHVRSQIGKGADQLIPVFFNDEEVERFGKELEDYRSQLFLKEFLPKVRTFPKVRELFQRLRAGGVRIALASSAKDEELKHYVKLCGIDGLFETKTSKDEVDKSKPHPDIFIAALEQLGKPDPRVTVVVGDTPYDVLAANKTGLATVGVLAGGFPPDDLRSAGCRTLVKDAAELLVRYEASRRDWPWNESGATQSAKE, from the coding sequence ATGGTGGAGAACGTCATCTTCGACGTGGATGGAACCCTGGTGGACTCGGTGGACGAGCACGCCGAGGCGTGGCGACGCGCGTTCCTGCACTTCGGGCGCGACATCCCGTTCGCGCACGTGCGCAGCCAGATTGGCAAGGGCGCCGACCAGCTCATCCCCGTCTTCTTCAACGACGAGGAAGTGGAGCGCTTCGGCAAGGAGCTGGAGGACTACCGCAGCCAGCTCTTCCTCAAGGAGTTCCTGCCCAAGGTGCGGACCTTCCCGAAGGTGCGCGAGCTGTTCCAACGCCTGCGCGCCGGCGGCGTCCGCATCGCCCTGGCGTCCAGCGCCAAGGACGAGGAGCTGAAGCACTACGTGAAGCTGTGCGGCATCGACGGCCTCTTCGAGACGAAGACGAGCAAGGACGAGGTCGACAAGAGCAAGCCCCACCCCGACATCTTCATCGCGGCGCTGGAGCAGCTGGGCAAGCCGGACCCGCGCGTCACGGTGGTGGTGGGCGACACGCCGTATGACGTGCTCGCCGCCAACAAGACGGGCCTGGCCACGGTGGGCGTGCTGGCCGGCGGCTTCCCTCCGGACGACCTGCGCTCGGCCGGGTGCCGCACCCTGGTGAAGGACGCCGCGGAGCTGCTCGTGCGCTACGAGGCCTCGCGGCGCGACTGGCCCTGGAACGAGTCAGGGGCGACGCAGTCCGCCAAGGAGTAG
- a CDS encoding transcriptional regulator translates to MPRGSKAKYTEKQKRMAEHIEEGYEKRGLSEGTAESRAWATVNKLTGGGMKGGSGSKAKAARQRPVARKNAKKAGAKGGKARAARKSTSARKSPKRSTRASGSKAAVKRTAAKRATAKKRTSTAGRSRSTAKRGGARKSTRGRSSTRK, encoded by the coding sequence ATGCCACGTGGAAGCAAGGCGAAGTACACGGAGAAGCAGAAGCGGATGGCCGAGCACATCGAAGAGGGCTACGAGAAGCGCGGCCTCTCCGAGGGGACGGCGGAGTCTCGCGCCTGGGCCACCGTCAACAAGCTCACCGGTGGTGGGATGAAGGGAGGCTCCGGCAGCAAGGCCAAGGCCGCGCGTCAGCGCCCCGTCGCCCGCAAGAATGCGAAGAAGGCCGGGGCCAAGGGGGGCAAGGCTCGCGCGGCGCGCAAGTCCACCTCCGCGCGCAAGTCGCCCAAGCGCTCCACGCGCGCCTCGGGCAGCAAGGCGGCCGTGAAGCGCACCGCGGCGAAGCGGGCGACGGCGAAGAAGCGCACGTCCACCGCTGGCCGCTCCCGGAGCACGGCGAAGCGCGGCGGCGCCCGCAAGAGCACCCGCGGCCGGAGCAGCACGCGCAAGTAG
- a CDS encoding calcium-binding protein, producing the protein MNRKSTHRRLLTAALCFTLPLGLVACGTTPEEEALYVGEAAAFLASSEEGGDIGADAVADADDTTVQAIAAEETDGVDVEPTDDGGLCDFRARRQAVMERYDDDGDGSLSNAELRELRADLGERRDTIRPRLAQLGRRARHWAFWRVRWAFDEDGSGTLSTEERTAMVDAMEARCERLRAERLERHDANGDGKLDEAERQAARDAVRARWEAKRQELLAEYDTNGNGRLDDGERVALRQDRVAAAQERRATLMATYDTNGDGRLSTEEALPLRKEIQRRIIEGRDAGN; encoded by the coding sequence ATGAACCGCAAGTCGACCCACCGCCGTCTCCTCACCGCCGCGCTCTGCTTCACCCTGCCCCTGGGGCTCGTCGCCTGTGGCACCACGCCGGAGGAGGAGGCGCTCTACGTCGGCGAGGCCGCCGCCTTCCTGGCGTCCTCCGAGGAGGGCGGAGACATTGGCGCGGACGCGGTGGCGGACGCGGACGACACGACGGTGCAGGCCATCGCCGCCGAGGAGACGGACGGCGTGGACGTGGAGCCCACGGACGACGGGGGCCTGTGCGACTTCCGCGCCCGCCGGCAGGCGGTGATGGAGCGGTATGACGACGATGGCGACGGCTCGCTGAGCAACGCGGAGCTGCGCGAGCTGCGGGCGGACCTGGGCGAGCGGCGCGACACCATCCGCCCACGCCTGGCGCAGCTGGGCCGGCGCGCGCGCCACTGGGCCTTCTGGCGGGTGCGCTGGGCCTTCGACGAGGACGGCAGCGGCACGCTGTCCACCGAGGAGCGCACCGCGATGGTGGATGCCATGGAGGCCCGCTGCGAGCGGCTGCGCGCGGAGCGGCTGGAGCGGCACGACGCCAACGGGGACGGCAAGCTGGACGAGGCGGAGCGGCAGGCCGCGCGCGACGCGGTGCGCGCCCGCTGGGAGGCGAAGCGCCAGGAGCTGCTGGCGGAGTACGACACCAACGGCAACGGTCGGCTGGATGACGGTGAGCGCGTGGCGCTGCGCCAGGACCGCGTCGCCGCCGCCCAGGAGCGCCGGGCGACGCTGATGGCCACGTACGACACCAACGGCGACGGCCGCCTGAGCACGGAGGAGGCCCTGCCGCTGCGGAAGGAAATCCAGCGCCGCATCATCGAGGGCCGCGACGCCGGGAACTGA
- a CDS encoding lipid kinase, with protein MLVVNTRSRSGREAFETARATLTERGVPLVESYALARTERLEHVLERMTALGARRILVGGGDGTLSCVVAKLLGRDVTLGVLPLGTGNDFARSLGIPPDIEAACDVIAQGYTARVDVGLANGRPFLNAASLGIATGIAKRLTKRLKQRAGRLAYPVAAAAEMKDLQTFHLRLKLDDQELELDALQLVVGNGRYHGAGNMVSPDAQLDDRRLHVYAISAPSAANGREGTGLGHLQDVATLARVALSLRSGEHEDHPAVTALLAARVYVEADPVQEVNADGELVGRTPMRFEVAPSALRVYAPAPS; from the coding sequence GTGCTGGTGGTGAACACCCGCTCCCGCTCCGGCCGGGAGGCCTTCGAGACGGCCCGCGCCACGCTGACGGAGCGGGGCGTGCCCCTGGTGGAGAGCTACGCCCTGGCCAGGACGGAGCGGCTGGAGCACGTGCTGGAGCGGATGACGGCGCTGGGCGCGCGCCGCATCCTGGTGGGCGGAGGCGACGGCACGCTCAGCTGCGTGGTGGCGAAGCTGCTGGGCCGCGACGTGACGCTGGGGGTGCTGCCGCTGGGCACCGGCAATGACTTCGCGCGCTCGCTGGGGATTCCGCCCGACATCGAGGCCGCGTGTGACGTCATCGCCCAGGGCTATACGGCCCGCGTGGACGTGGGCCTGGCCAACGGGCGCCCCTTCCTCAACGCGGCCAGCCTGGGCATCGCCACCGGCATCGCGAAGCGGCTGACCAAGCGCCTCAAGCAGCGCGCGGGGAGGCTGGCCTACCCGGTGGCCGCCGCGGCGGAGATGAAGGACCTCCAGACCTTCCACCTGCGCCTCAAGCTGGACGACCAGGAGCTGGAGCTGGACGCGCTGCAGCTGGTGGTGGGCAACGGCCGCTACCATGGCGCGGGCAACATGGTGTCCCCGGATGCGCAGCTGGATGACCGGCGCCTGCACGTCTACGCCATCTCCGCGCCCTCGGCCGCGAATGGCCGCGAGGGCACCGGCCTGGGCCACCTCCAGGACGTGGCCACGCTGGCCCGCGTGGCGCTGTCGCTGCGCAGCGGTGAGCACGAGGACCACCCGGCCGTCACGGCGCTGCTCGCCGCGCGCGTGTACGTGGAGGCCGACCCCGTCCAGGAGGTGAACGCGGACGGAGAGCTGGTGGGCCGCACGCCCATGCGCTTCGAGGTGGCCCCGTCGGCCCTGCGCGTCTACGCCCCCGCGCCTTCCTGA
- a CDS encoding carboxypeptidase regulatory-like domain-containing protein, protein MRQRSRLPILIAATLGVAAVLLLWFRMPAPGSAPPVRPGAPGTPVAAAPAVASDVPADSAPPTPSLEAAATPEDGAFVVRVLGAGGPVAGASVRAWRRRVEDGTGAPPWRRAGEGTTGPDGTLRLPAGPGDYLLTAKAPGQGPARREATRPLGEAETAVELTLPAGVSLEGRTVVEGREEPVPFAEVTLRPYTGTASAREDPAHLPEEASVARSGADGRFTLSGLAPGHYGLTAEAPGFSRRTLRLVQVPQPGPLVVGLWGAGTLEGFVVDARGQPVAGAEVLAAGGSAPVRATTGDSGGFALEVEAGTWRVSARKGEAMGHIAGQVAVAPGETLRGLTVTLGAASGLEGTVATADGAPTRGAVLLALPAGGTGELGRATSADDGTWRMDLPPGEYDVAARAPGMTDLVTEAVVVMPERYTPLDVRLEPASAVVEGTVVDGEGRPVAGAQVSVGRYQRAGSTRTTMTDARGQYRLEGLEAGLSAVKARREGASRWLSRTETLKAAATTRVDFTLPESGIVFGQVTRPSGAPLESSALVHAIARGGSGGATTATDAQGSYQLELPEGVYQLVAQAREEPTLYFHVEEDAAVTVPPGSSVRQDLTLREQGVLSGTVLEPSGAPSPLAVVVAQQSGEYAINPMVRADESGRFRLPPRPPSAAPLTLVAHNAGRVGRVTGAKEDQGPRQVRLQPAATLRGRVVSARGAPPDGFVLELREADGGELPWARAVPATRRFPGDTFFLADAPGQRLQVSVRTADGRTGEAQVSLAPGASSEVEVPLTGGASSIAGRAVWSRGGTPAAGVAVFLDRAVTSLPDARTGPDGRFRLEDVRPGAHTVRLMPPEGRPETRTVKVVEAEATELGDVTVSPRRAPPGTLGAGFSEDRGYVTFAWLLPDGPAARAGVTVGDRLLAVDGLVVRDRTEAESRAHGTPGTPVRLQVRRGGGEQEVLVTRAE, encoded by the coding sequence GTGCGCCAGCGTTCCCGACTTCCCATCCTCATCGCCGCCACCCTGGGCGTCGCGGCGGTGCTGCTCCTCTGGTTCCGCATGCCCGCGCCGGGGAGCGCCCCGCCCGTGCGCCCGGGAGCGCCAGGCACTCCCGTCGCCGCCGCACCGGCCGTCGCCTCCGACGTCCCGGCCGACAGCGCGCCACCGACGCCGTCGCTGGAGGCGGCCGCCACGCCGGAGGACGGCGCCTTCGTGGTGCGCGTGCTGGGCGCGGGAGGCCCGGTGGCGGGGGCGAGCGTGCGGGCCTGGCGGCGCCGGGTGGAGGACGGCACCGGGGCCCCGCCCTGGCGCCGCGCGGGCGAGGGCACCACCGGCCCGGATGGCACGCTGCGGCTGCCAGCGGGCCCGGGCGACTACCTGCTGACGGCCAAGGCCCCGGGCCAGGGCCCCGCCCGGCGCGAGGCGACGCGCCCCCTGGGTGAGGCGGAGACGGCGGTGGAGCTGACGCTGCCCGCGGGCGTGTCCCTGGAGGGGCGCACCGTGGTGGAGGGCCGCGAGGAGCCGGTGCCCTTCGCGGAGGTGACGCTGCGGCCCTACACGGGCACCGCCTCGGCGAGGGAGGACCCCGCGCACCTGCCGGAGGAGGCCTCGGTGGCGCGCAGCGGCGCGGACGGCCGCTTCACCCTCTCCGGCCTGGCCCCGGGCCACTACGGCCTCACCGCGGAGGCCCCGGGCTTCAGCCGCCGCACGCTGCGCCTGGTGCAGGTGCCCCAGCCGGGCCCGCTGGTGGTGGGGCTGTGGGGCGCGGGCACGCTGGAGGGCTTCGTCGTGGACGCGCGCGGCCAGCCCGTCGCGGGCGCGGAGGTGCTGGCGGCCGGTGGCTCCGCCCCGGTGCGCGCCACCACGGGCGACAGCGGCGGCTTCGCGCTGGAGGTGGAGGCGGGCACCTGGCGCGTGTCCGCGCGCAAGGGCGAGGCGATGGGCCATATCGCCGGGCAGGTGGCCGTGGCGCCCGGCGAGACGCTGCGGGGCCTCACGGTGACGCTGGGAGCCGCCAGCGGCCTCGAGGGCACGGTGGCGACGGCGGACGGCGCACCCACGCGGGGCGCCGTGCTGCTGGCCCTGCCCGCGGGTGGCACGGGGGAGCTGGGCCGAGCCACCTCGGCGGACGATGGGACGTGGCGGATGGACCTACCGCCGGGCGAGTACGACGTGGCCGCGCGCGCGCCGGGGATGACGGACCTGGTGACGGAGGCCGTGGTGGTGATGCCGGAGCGCTACACCCCGCTGGACGTGAGGCTGGAGCCCGCGTCGGCGGTGGTGGAGGGCACGGTGGTGGATGGAGAGGGCCGGCCCGTCGCGGGAGCCCAGGTGTCCGTGGGGCGCTACCAGCGCGCGGGCTCGACGCGCACCACGATGACGGATGCGCGGGGCCAGTACCGGCTGGAGGGCCTGGAGGCCGGGCTGTCCGCGGTGAAGGCCCGCCGAGAGGGCGCCTCCCGGTGGCTCTCCCGGACGGAGACGCTCAAGGCCGCCGCCACCACGCGCGTGGACTTCACGCTGCCCGAGTCGGGCATCGTCTTCGGCCAGGTGACGCGGCCGTCCGGTGCGCCGCTGGAGTCGAGCGCGCTGGTGCATGCGATTGCCCGGGGCGGCTCCGGAGGCGCCACCACGGCGACGGACGCCCAGGGCAGCTACCAGCTGGAGCTGCCCGAGGGCGTGTACCAGCTCGTCGCGCAGGCCCGCGAGGAGCCCACCCTCTACTTCCATGTGGAGGAGGACGCGGCGGTGACGGTGCCCCCGGGGAGCAGCGTGCGGCAGGACCTCACGCTGAGGGAGCAGGGCGTGCTCTCCGGCACCGTGCTGGAGCCCTCCGGCGCGCCCAGCCCGCTGGCGGTGGTGGTGGCCCAGCAGTCCGGGGAGTACGCCATCAACCCCATGGTGCGCGCGGACGAGTCGGGGCGCTTCCGGCTGCCCCCGCGGCCCCCGAGCGCCGCGCCCCTGACGCTGGTGGCGCACAACGCCGGCCGCGTGGGCCGGGTGACGGGCGCGAAGGAGGACCAGGGGCCCCGGCAAGTGCGGCTCCAGCCCGCGGCCACGCTGCGCGGGCGCGTGGTGTCCGCCCGGGGCGCCCCGCCGGACGGCTTCGTCCTGGAGCTGCGCGAGGCGGATGGCGGCGAGCTTCCCTGGGCGCGCGCGGTGCCCGCCACCCGGCGCTTCCCCGGCGACACCTTCTTCCTGGCGGACGCGCCCGGCCAGCGCCTCCAGGTGTCCGTGCGCACCGCCGACGGGCGCACGGGCGAGGCGCAGGTGTCGCTGGCACCGGGGGCTTCCTCGGAGGTCGAGGTGCCCCTCACCGGCGGCGCGTCCTCCATCGCCGGGCGCGCGGTGTGGAGCCGGGGCGGGACGCCGGCCGCGGGGGTGGCGGTGTTCCTGGACCGGGCGGTGACGTCGCTGCCGGACGCGCGCACCGGGCCGGACGGCCGCTTCCGCCTGGAGGACGTGCGCCCCGGCGCGCACACCGTGCGGCTGATGCCGCCGGAGGGCCGCCCGGAGACGCGCACCGTGAAGGTGGTGGAGGCGGAGGCCACGGAGCTGGGCGACGTCACGGTGTCCCCGCGCCGCGCGCCGCCGGGCACCCTGGGCGCGGGCTTCAGCGAGGACCGCGGCTACGTCACCTTCGCGTGGCTCCTGCCGGACGGCCCCGCCGCGCGCGCGGGCGTCACGGTGGGAGACCGGCTGCTCGCGGTGGACGGGCTGGTGGTGCGCGACAGGACGGAGGCCGAGTCCCGGGCGCACGGCACGCCGGGCACGCCCGTGCGGCTTCAGGTCAGGCGCGGGGGCGGCGAGCAGGAGGTGCTCGTCACCCGCGCCGAGTGA